In the genome of Fusarium poae strain DAOMC 252244 chromosome 1, whole genome shotgun sequence, the window TTTAACTGGCATTGTGATGCTATTATACCGTAGTCTTCGAGCAACGCCTCCTGGGCCACAGAAGTACTTACCTTCATAGCTAGACTCCAGAAGATACATTGGCTGACAAACATACAGCGTTCGATGCTGGGGCCCGAATAAGTCACCCATGGAAATGACACCGAACGAACATGCTCTATGGAATGCGCACATGCAAACGCCCGTCCTCTTCAACCACCACAAGCCTCTTAAAGTCGACTCCCCCTCGATTCAGCATATCGATCTGAACCCGATTACCTCTACCCCCAAGGCTGTTGTTAGAAACGAACGGATACTGATCCTTACGCCTCTGAAGGACGCTGCTCCCTTTCTGAAGAACTACTTTAAGCTCATCGCCGAGCTCACATACCCGCACCGCCTGATTGATCTTGCCTTCTTGGTATCTGATTCGAGAGATGATACACTTGCCGTACTTGCTTCCGAGTTGGATCATCTGCAAAAACGAAAGGATGAGGTTCCATTCAACAGCATCACTATTATTGAAAAGAACTTTCATTTCCACCTTAGCCAAAACGCGGAACAGAGACATGGGTTCGAGGTGCAAGCGCCGCGTCGCAAAGCTATGGCTAAAGCGAGAAACTACTTGTTGGCCACAGCCTTGAAGCCGGAGCATTCGTGGGTGTACTGGCGTGATGTTGATATCGAAGAGGCGCCCAGACGTATCTTGGAAGACTTCATTGCTCATGACCGAGACATTCTTGTACCCAGTAAGTAGAACGAAGCCAAGTCTCCGAAAAAAATGGTGCTGACATCTTCAAGACATTTGGTTTCATAGATTCGAGAAGGGCGTTGACATTGAGGGTCGATGTAAGTGAATCGATTTGCTGGCAGCATTATTGAAAAGGTTGCTAATACTAGGTTGCAGTTGACTACAACTCGTGGATCGAGTCAGACAAGGGACGAAAACTCGCCAACAGCCTGCCGAAAGACACAATCATTGTGGAGGGCTACAAGGAGTTTGATACAGGACGTGAATATATGTGCAGAATGGGCGACTGGCGTGAAAACAAGGATGTTGAGCTTCAGCTTGATGGTATTGGCGGCGTCAACATCCTCGTCAAGGCAGACGTGCATCGATCAGGTGTGTGATTGGAAATGACATGGGCCATGAGCTCGCAACTGACATTATTTACAGGCATCAACTTTCCACCTTACGCTTTTGAGAACCAGGCGGAGACCGAAGGCTTTGCCAAAATGGCCAAACGAGCCGGCTACCAAGTCATTGGTCTTCCCAACTACATCGTTTGGCACTACGATACACAAGAAAAGGGCGGAAACCTATGAAGACAGCAGGCTTGAAGCTTGGTTTTTGAGCTGGTCTGTTACGAAGAGCCTCAGCTTGTCCTGTCTTTTTGGGACTATTTCAACTATATACGCAGACCCATGACGTTACGCCTGTTGACGCTTCCAACATTCGTGGAAGTGCTTTTGAAGCCAGCTCTCAGTTTGAGCATAGTACGCAACAAAAATATCATCAATGCTGTTACCCCGTTGCGCTTGATTCTGTCACGATCTATTACTACGCTATTGGACTTAATGGGATGGGTTGGAAAAAAAGCGATGCAGATTTTACGGCAATATTTGAACACTGGGTTCTGGTTACCCACTCGCCTGAAGATACAAGGTGCCATGAGCTTAATTTGTGTATAAAGAGCGAGGGAACACTGCCTTTAAAGAAACTGGTGGAGTTGAGGATGTGATTTGTGTATGCTGAAGCATTAATTTCTTATGGAAAGTGGGCAATTGATAATTGTCCTTCCAATACATTCATCTGCGAATAACCTCATGCTAAATGAATTCATGTCATGGGCGCTGCGTCGATAACTCGATACGAAGCCGGCCCTCCGCTTCAGCGATTGGCCATGTGAATATTGCGTCACATGGAACCCCCCATGTGCACCATGACCATGAGCGAAGGTCCTCGTTCTTACAGATGGTGGATACCCCCCCGCATTATGCAATTAAGAAGAAATGGCGGACAAGGTAGCGTGCCGTCATCACACAGGCAACGATAAGAGTTCAGCAGGCTACCTTTTAACATAATACTACCTAGGACGACAACACTGGCGACGACGATTTTAAACGAAGCATACCGAGTACCTCAACTCTCTCGCCTTTTATCAAACCCAAAAGCCCTGGATACTGTATAGGTGACGCTGTGAACCGTAACCCTCTTTCAGCCTGACCCCACTACCCGACACTGAGTCGAGACTCGCTACGCTATTTTCCtgcttcaacaacatcagACGAGACCGACTCTACAAGAGGAACAGGACGGGtgctcctcatcctcatctacTTTAATCCTTTCC includes:
- a CDS encoding hypothetical protein (BUSCO:26010at5125~CAZy:GT62) yields the protein MLSSNGGISWKAAKAHMPQSRALRSTLTRSRLLLILGLTGIVMLLYRSLRATPPGPQNVRCWGPNKSPMEMTPNEHALWNAHMQTPVLFNHHKPLKVDSPSIQHIDLNPITSTPKAVVRNERILILTPLKDAAPFLKNYFKLIAELTYPHRLIDLAFLVSDSRDDTLAVLASELDHLQKRKDEVPFNSITIIEKNFHFHLSQNAEQRHGFEVQAPRRKAMAKARNYLLATALKPEHSWVYWRDVDIEEAPRRILEDFIAHDRDILVPNIWFHRFEKGVDIEGRFDYNSWIESDKGRKLANSLPKDTIIVEGYKEFDTGREYMCRMGDWRENKDVELQLDGIGGVNILVKADVHRSGINFPPYAFENQAETEGFAKMAKRAGYQVIGLPNYIVWHYDTQEKGGNL